The Novipirellula artificiosorum genome includes a window with the following:
- a CDS encoding Gfo/Idh/MocA family protein, producing MTKLRAICIGTGYFSRFHYEAWNRIEDVEIVGICNRTVSKAEAFAKEFGIQECGDNLEQMIDRLKPDFVDIITPPETHLPYVKVAAERGIPILCQKALAPTFDEAKEIVETAQKHQVPFMVHENFRFQPWHREIKKLLQQGAIGKLHSLTFRSRMGDGWGEDAYIPRQPFFRTMPRLLVFENGVHFIDTYRYLAGEISGVYSVLRQLNPVIQGEDAGLLLFEFESGAVGLWDANRYNECNDPDPRYTFGEFLVEGDEGSIRLYLDGRITVQRLGQGEQDHEYHHQHINFAGDCVYNTFVHFIDALKNKTPFETDGPEYLKTLAVQEAAYRSADLGMPVRGL from the coding sequence ATGACAAAATTGAGAGCAATCTGTATTGGCACCGGGTACTTCAGTCGCTTCCACTATGAGGCTTGGAACCGGATCGAGGATGTCGAGATCGTTGGGATCTGCAACCGAACCGTCTCGAAAGCCGAGGCGTTTGCCAAAGAGTTCGGAATCCAGGAATGCGGCGACAATCTCGAACAGATGATTGATCGTTTGAAACCCGATTTCGTCGACATCATCACACCTCCCGAAACGCATCTGCCCTACGTCAAGGTCGCCGCCGAGCGAGGCATCCCAATCCTCTGCCAGAAAGCGCTCGCGCCGACCTTCGACGAGGCGAAAGAGATCGTGGAAACGGCACAGAAACATCAGGTACCGTTCATGGTTCACGAGAACTTTCGCTTCCAGCCGTGGCATCGTGAGATCAAGAAACTGTTGCAGCAAGGCGCAATCGGTAAGCTGCATTCCTTGACGTTCCGGTCACGCATGGGTGACGGATGGGGAGAAGACGCGTACATTCCACGACAACCGTTTTTCCGCACGATGCCCCGTTTGTTGGTGTTCGAAAACGGCGTGCACTTCATCGACACCTACCGCTATCTGGCGGGCGAAATCTCGGGCGTCTATTCGGTCCTACGTCAACTGAACCCAGTCATTCAGGGCGAAGACGCGGGTCTCTTGCTTTTTGAATTCGAGTCGGGAGCGGTCGGCCTTTGGGATGCGAACCGATACAACGAGTGCAACGACCCGGACCCCAGGTACACGTTCGGCGAGTTCCTGGTCGAAGGCGACGAAGGCTCGATCCGTCTGTATCTCGACGGTCGGATCACGGTTCAACGACTCGGTCAGGGTGAGCAAGACCACGAGTATCATCACCAGCACATCAACTTTGCCGGCGATTGCGTCTACAACACCTTTGTGCACTTTATCGATGCTTTGAAAAACAAGACGCCGTTCGAGACGGACGGGCCGGAATACTTGAAGACGCTAGCAGTGCAAGAGGCGGCCTACCGTTCCGCCGATCTGGGGATGCCCGTTCGAGGACTTTGA
- a CDS encoding Gfo/Idh/MocA family protein → MSSSNHSRRSFLNTTAAIAGGYWLGSTPTVRAASPNEKLNVACIGVGGRGAANVKGVSGENIVAMCDVDEKKAGEGFQQFNAARKFQDFRIMLDKLDKQIDAVVISTPDHAHFHPARQAMLMGKHVYCEKPLAHSAWEIRELTKLAKKMDIATQLGNQRHANAGMARTVEAVRSGMIGEIKEVYCAIGGSRGMPDMPTEFPPVPSHLNWDLWQGPVKERPYSPDYCPYNWRFWWDYGTGETGNWGCHILDIPFWALQLKYPNRVDLDVIPSAKEIDPQRTPKSMKTRLDFPAEKGHRALSLHWWHGSMADVFKKHNTTSFGNTLFIGEKGTIAAGFDGYKAKLDDGSKPEAPAQTIAKSPGFYKEWIDACKGGPRSTCDFVDYSGPLAESVILANAAYRSGGGFDWNANAFEASGNDRVEQYLVPQFRQGWKVDPV, encoded by the coding sequence ATGTCTTCTTCAAACCACTCACGACGAAGTTTCCTCAACACCACAGCAGCGATCGCTGGTGGCTATTGGCTCGGCAGCACCCCGACGGTGCGAGCAGCATCGCCAAATGAAAAACTCAATGTCGCCTGCATTGGTGTCGGGGGTCGGGGAGCTGCAAACGTAAAAGGTGTCTCGGGCGAAAACATTGTTGCGATGTGCGATGTCGATGAGAAGAAGGCCGGAGAGGGTTTTCAGCAGTTCAACGCGGCGAGAAAGTTCCAAGATTTCCGCATCATGCTGGACAAGCTCGACAAGCAAATCGATGCCGTCGTCATCAGCACTCCCGATCACGCCCATTTTCATCCAGCCCGCCAGGCGATGCTGATGGGCAAGCATGTCTATTGCGAGAAGCCGCTCGCCCATTCCGCCTGGGAAATTCGCGAGCTGACCAAATTGGCCAAGAAAATGGATATCGCCACGCAGCTTGGAAACCAACGGCACGCCAATGCGGGGATGGCCCGAACCGTCGAAGCGGTACGTTCGGGGATGATTGGTGAGATCAAGGAAGTCTATTGTGCAATTGGCGGGTCGCGTGGCATGCCGGATATGCCGACGGAGTTTCCCCCGGTCCCCAGCCATCTCAATTGGGACCTCTGGCAGGGCCCCGTCAAAGAGCGTCCCTACTCGCCAGATTACTGTCCTTACAACTGGCGTTTTTGGTGGGATTACGGGACTGGCGAAACAGGCAACTGGGGCTGCCACATTCTCGACATCCCGTTTTGGGCACTGCAATTGAAGTATCCAAACCGTGTTGATTTGGACGTCATTCCCAGCGCGAAAGAAATTGATCCGCAACGAACTCCCAAGTCGATGAAAACTCGCCTAGACTTTCCCGCCGAAAAAGGTCATCGTGCACTTTCGCTTCACTGGTGGCATGGGTCGATGGCGGACGTGTTCAAGAAACACAACACAACGTCCTTTGGAAACACACTTTTCATCGGAGAGAAGGGAACGATTGCGGCTGGGTTCGATGGCTACAAAGCGAAACTTGATGACGGCAGCAAACCGGAAGCACCCGCACAGACCATCGCCAAGTCACCAGGCTTCTATAAAGAGTGGATCGACGCGTGTAAGGGCGGACCGCGTTCGACCTGCGACTTTGTCGACTATTCAGGACCATTAGCTGAATCGGTGATCCTGGCCAATGCAGCGTATCGTTCCGGTGGTGGATTTGACTGGAATGCGAACGCGTTCGAGGCGAGCGGCAACGACCGAGTCGAGCAGTATTTGGTTCCCCAATTTCGCCAAGGTTGGAAGGTCGATCCAGTCTAG